The nucleotide sequence AAAGTAGCGAGGAACATTATGAACACTGTAACCAAAGCTTTTAACGTCATTACCGCCACATTTCGGGCAGTGAACTGGCGTGGAGCACATTTTCATATCGCACCATGACAAATACGGCATACGCCGTATTTTAGCAAACAACTACAAAATATCAGGTTTACCCCACTACCATTTTTAGCAATTTCGATCTCTGGCTCCATCCAGAATTTCGATTCACCATCGGCAGAGACTATATGGATGTGGGGTCTTTATTCTTCTCTTTAGTTCCAAAAAAGGGTTAGGCAAAGCATTCTTTAAAGCTGCCCGCCTGGCCTTGTCACTGGCTGGCCATTGGCATCAAAACAATTCTGAGCAGCACCGGGTAATGCTTGAATCAGACGGTTCAGCATATCGGCATCATCTGCGAATACGGTCATCCATATACTCCATGGCTCCCTTGGTGCAGGAGAAGCCGTTTCAGCCTCAGTATCAGTTGGCAATTTAGAATTCAGGTCAATCACTTCACCTGGCTTAAGCGATAACCCACTGTTCGGGAATCGGGTTCCGATAAAGTAGTATCCTGTTTCTGGTGCCAAAGACGCCCTGTTCCGTAATAGCCCAGCACTGGCAGTAAAACCGGTTCTCCTTTCTCTACCCTGCCAGAAGCCTCGCCTCCAAACCCGGCAATATTATTAGCATTCTTTCGAATATTTCTGCCTGACCTGGAATTTAATTCCTTACTCCATGAAAGGGTGCCCGGTGTTGAGCTTTGGCTATCAATCAGCTCATCCAATGATGCAGTGCAGGCAACAGCAACACCTTCTTTCCACTGCGGTTCAAGGGTGATGGTACCCCCAAGAGCAACTCGTTTGAGTCGGATTTCATTTTTCCGGATATGACGGGCTGTAACCGTTTTAAAATCCTGTAGATAGCAGCCCATCATTATGGACAACGCATCCAGAATGGCAGTTTTACCCGTGGCATTATCGCCAATCAGGACGGTCACACGGGAATCCGCATTAAACCGAAACACCGAGTCTTCAAATTTGCGAAAGTTTTTGGGCCTTAGCTCATGTATCTTCATACATTCACCTGAACCAGTGAAACCCTTGACAGACAAAGGCTCTGGAGAAACCAGAGCCATTCATCATAACGCCTTTATCAGCCGCCGCTGGAAGCGGTCGGCTGGATGAAATTGGTACGCCCGGCATGGGCATGAACTTATGGGGTGAAAGTCCCCTGTGGGTAAACCAGCATCGGATCTGGAGCCGAATAAGCCCACCGATGATAACCACTAGCTTAAGGCAAGTGCAATCTCACGAGGGGTTGTGCGGAGGCAGTCTGACTGCAAAAGTGCGAGCCGACGGACAGAAATCGTATACAAGGCCGAGTCTCGTGGGCGAGTGAGCCAAGGATCACAAAGCCCTCTGGTTTGAGAGATACGGTAAATGCGGCGGTTGTGTACTGAAAGTTCATGCTCTTATCCGGGGAGGTCTGTTCAACATGCGATTGGTCAATCCCAGTTCTCAGCCACTGGTTACAACAGGCTCGGCGGACAGGGTTCATCACCCTGTTCGAGCAAACCCGATGACCACCAATAGCGCCTGCAGAAGTAATTCTGTGTGGTGATTGAACAGAAGTCAGCAGACGTCATAGTAGTTGTTCGACAGAAGTCGTTAATCCGATTGGAAGTCGTCAACGAAGGACTGAACACCGACGAAAAGAGGAGACTGATTCCCTCAACACAGTGCAGCCGTCCGGCGACTCACTGGAGTTGGCGAAAGAATCTTTAACCAGCTTTGAACCACGATCTACTGAGTTGCGCACTGGAACCTGCCAATTTGCTGAAAGCATGGAAACAAGTCAGAAGTAACAAAGGGGCTCCCGGAATAGATGGGATCACCATTAAAGCCTATCCTGACTTTGCCCGTCAGCACTGGCCTTCAGCGCGCCAAGCCTTACTCAATGGGACTTACAGACCATCTCCCGTCCTTCGGGCTGTTATAGAAAAGCCCGATGGTGGAGAACGGTTGCTGGGCATCCCGACAGTCATGGATCGAGTGATACAACAGGCCATTGTGCAGGTATTATCACCCATCTTTGATCCTGACTTCTCTCCCAGCAGCTTCGGTTACAGACCGGGAAGGTCTGCACAAGACGCTGTACAACAGGTTAATCGATACATTAAGCAGGGGCTGCATCAGGCGGTTGATGTTGATCTGAGTAAATTCTTTGATACGGTCAGCCATGATGTTCTTATGTCGAGAGTCTCTCGAAAGATTCACGACAAGCGTCTGTTGAAGCTGATTGGCCGCTACCTTCGTGCTGGCGTCATGGTTGATGGGCAATGCTACCCAACCCGGGTAGGTATGCCACAAGGCGGTCCACTTTCACCGCTGCTGTCGAATGTCCTTCTCGATGACCTGGACAAGGAACTGGAGTACCGGGGGCATTGCTTCGCACGCTACTGCGATGACTTTGTGATCCTCGTTGGCAGCCAGCGAGCCGGGGAGCGAGTGATGGAAAGCATCACACGTTACCTTGAGCGCAAGCTGAAACTGAGGATAAACCCGACAAAGAGCAAGGTGGTGAAAGCTACCGAAGCTGAGTTCCTGAGTTTTACCTTCACAGGGAAGCGAATCCGCTGGTCGGAGAAGAGTCTGAACCGCTTCAGGCGAAAAATCCTGAAACTCACCAGCCGAAGCTGGGGAGTATCGATGGAATATCGCTTGAAGAAGCTGGCCGAATATATCCGGGGCTGGATGGGTTATTTCAGGATAACCGAATATTACAGTCCTATACCGCGACTGGATCAATGGATACGTCGGCGG is from Endozoicomonas gorgoniicola and encodes:
- the ltrA gene encoding group II intron reverse transcriptase/maturase; translation: MNHDLLSCALEPANLLKAWKQVRSNKGAPGIDGITIKAYPDFARQHWPSARQALLNGTYRPSPVLRAVIEKPDGGERLLGIPTVMDRVIQQAIVQVLSPIFDPDFSPSSFGYRPGRSAQDAVQQVNRYIKQGLHQAVDVDLSKFFDTVSHDVLMSRVSRKIHDKRLLKLIGRYLRAGVMVDGQCYPTRVGMPQGGPLSPLLSNVLLDDLDKELEYRGHCFARYCDDFVILVGSQRAGERVMESITRYLERKLKLRINPTKSKVVKATEAEFLSFTFTGKRIRWSEKSLNRFRRKILKLTSRSWGVSMEYRLKKLAEYIRGWMGYFRITEYYSPIPRLDQWIRRRIRCCFIKQWRKPKTRYRNLIRLGVDHIKAASIAASSKGYYRLSKTYAAQLALNDSFLSKLGLVSLKDLWIRFHHPR
- a CDS encoding ATP-binding protein → MKIHELRPKNFRKFEDSVFRFNADSRVTVLIGDNATGKTAILDALSIMMGCYLQDFKTVTARHIRKNEIRLKRVALGGTITLEPQWKEGVAVACTASLDELIDSQSSTPGTLSWSKELNSRSGRNIRKNANNIAGFGGEASGRVEKGEPVLLPVLGYYGTGRLWHQKQDTTLSEPDSRTVGYRLSQVK